A stretch of Oncorhynchus mykiss isolate Arlee chromosome 12, USDA_OmykA_1.1, whole genome shotgun sequence DNA encodes these proteins:
- the LOC110486967 gene encoding transcription factor Sox-8, whose translation MLKMTAEHDKSISDPPCSPAGTTSSMSQDDSDSDAPSSPTGSDGSLLAGIGKKLDGEDDDRFPACIRDAVSQVLKGYDWSLVPMPVRGNGSLKNKPHVKRPMNAFMVWAQAARRKLADQYPHLHNAELSKTLGKLWRLLSENEKRPFVEEAERLRVQHKKDHPDYKYQPRRRKSVKPGQSDSDSGAELGNHMYKAEPGLLAGIADGHHHPEHAGQPHGPPTPPTTPKTDLHHGGKLDMKHEGRRLLDSGRQNIDFSNVDISELSTDVISNMEAFDVHEFDQYLPLNGHASTAGVGVDHHGHHGPNPASGAISYTSYSHATANGAVWSRKSATMSASSSTSNEAVPQHRAHIKTEQLSPSHYSGDSHSHSSPSHSDYSHSYTAQTCVTSSAAAASFSSSQCDYTDLQSSNYYNPYSGYPSSLYQYPYFHSSRRAYHGSPILNSLSIPPTHSPPTSNWDQPVYTTLSRP comes from the exons ATGTTAAAAATGACCGCAGAGCATGACAAGTCCATCAGCGACCCACCGTGTAGCCCGGCGGGGACTACGAGCTCCATGTCGCAGGATGATTCCGACTCGGATGCGCCCTCGTCGCCAACGGGATCAGATGGATCACTCCTCGCTGGTATAGGAAAGAAACTGGACGGCGAGGATGATGACCGATTCCCAGCCTGCATACGTGACGCGGTGTCGCAGGTTCTCAAGGGATATGACTGGTCCCTAGTCCCCATGCCAGTTCGGGGAAATGGCTCGCTGAAAAATAAACCCCATGTCAAAAGACCGATGAACGCGTTCATGGTGTGGGCGCAAGCGGCGCGCAGAAAGCTCGCGGACCAATACCCTCATCTGCACAATGCGGAACTGAGCAAGACTTTGGGGAAGCTGTGGCG CTTACTCTCAGAGAATGAGAAGCGGCCATTTGTGGAGGAAGCGGAGAGACTTCGGGTGCAGCACAAAAAAGACCATCCCGACTACAAGTACCAGCCTCGACGTCGGAAGAGTGTGAAACCTGGGCAGAGTGACTCCGACTCTGGTGCAGAGCTGGGGAATCACATGTACAAGGCTGAACCAGGATTGTTGGCAGGCATAGCCGATGGACACCACCACCCTGAACATGCAG GCCAACCCCACGGTCCACCCacaccccccaccacccccaaaACAGACCTGCACCACGGGGGCAAACTGGACATGAAGCACGAGGGACGGCGCCTGCTGGACAGCGGCCGACAGAACATCGACTTCAGCAACGTGGACATCTCCGAGCTCAGCACCGACGTCATCAGCAACATGGAGGCCTTCGACGTGCATGAGTTTGACCAGTATCTACCGCTCAACGGCCATGCCTCCACCGCTGGCGTAGGCGTGGATCACCACGGCCACCATGGACCAAACCCTGCATCTGGTGCTATCTCGTATACATCATACAGCCACGCCACAGCGAACGGTGCCGTTTGGAGCCGCAAGAGTGCCACCATGTCTGCCTCTTCCTCAACTTCTAACGAGGCGGTCCCACAGCACCGGGCCCACATCAAGACGGAGCAGCTGAGCCCCAGCCACTACAGCGGCGACAGTCACTCCCACAGCTCCCCCTCCCACTCAGATTACTCCCACTCCTACACAGCCCAGACCTGCGTGACGTCATCCGCAGCTGCAGCCTCCTTCTCCAGTTCTCAGTGTGACTATACAGACCTCCAGAGTTCCAACTATTACAACCCCTACTCAGGCTACCCTTCCAGCCTGTACCAGTACCCTTACTTTCACTCCTCCAGAAGGGCGTACCACGGGAGCCCCATCCTCAACAGTTTGTCCATTCCCCCCACCCACAGTCCCCCCACCTCCAACTGGGACCAGCCGGTGTACACCACCCTATCCAGACCGTAG